The window CGAGACTGAGGACGCGGACGAGGACGTTTTCTTCCACATGGAGGACGTTGGCGGTCCGGACCTCGAGGAAGGTCAGGAAGTCGAGTTCGACATCGAGCAGGCCGATAAGGGCCCGCGCGCGACGAACCTCGAACGACTGTAAGCTGTTCCAGCAAGGGGTATCGTTTTCCGATTGCTAACCGGATAGCGACGGCTTCGGCGTTCCCGGTCCAGCCCTCGCGGGCGACCGCACCCGTTCCGTCGCTCCCGCGATCCCGAACGTTCGGCGACGTCTCGCTCTCGAGCGGCGACGACTGATTCGTTCCGTTCTCTTATTGATAATTATAGTGACATAAAGCATATGTCTCGCTGTCCCTGAACAGGGATAAACGCCATGAAAAGTCGCCAGCCCTCTCGTCCCGCTCGGATCAGGTGTCCGCTCCGCCCCGCGGCCGCCAGTCATGACTGAGCCACCGGAACCGGCCGGCGACGAGGGCGCCGGTACGAAAGGTACCCGCGACGACGGCGACTCGGACTCGCCGACTCGAGCGACCGACGACCGACCCGACCCCCTCCCGGTCCCTACGGTCGCGACGCTCTCTACCGACGTCGTCGACAACGTTTCCCGGGTGATCGTCGGCCACGACGAGGCGATCGAACACGCCGTCGTCGCGCTCCTTGGTCGGGGACACATCCTGCTCGAGGACGTCCCCGGCGTGGGAAAGACGATGCTCGCACGGGCGGTCGCCACCTCGGTCGACTGTGACTTCCGCCGGATCCAGTTCACGCCCGACCTCCTCCCGACGGACGTGACCGGGGTCAACGTCTTCAACCAGCGAACTCGCGAGTTCGAGTTCCAGCCCGGCCCCGTTTTCGGCAACGTCGTATTGGGCGACGAGATCAACCGCGCGCCGCCGAAGACCCAGTCCGCGCTGCTGGAGGCGATGGAAGAAGAGCAGGTGACGGTCGACGGCGACACGCGACCGTTACCGGACCCGTTTACCGTCATCGCAACGCAAAACGCCGTCGAGCGGGACCGTACCTACGAACTCCCGTTCGCGGAACTCGACCGGTTCATGAAGAAGCTCCGGCTGGGCTACCCCGATCCCGACGAGGAAGCGGAACTGCTCGGCCGGACCGTCGGTCACCACCCCATCGAGTCGCTCGAGCCGGTGACCGACCGTGAAGCGATCGTCCGGGCGCGCGAGACGGTCGCGAACGTGCGCGTCGAAGAACCGGTCCGGGAGTACGCGACCCGGCTGGTCGGGTACACCCGCGAACACGCCCGCATCGGGGCCAGCCCGCGGGGCACCATCTCGCTGCTGCGGGCCGCCCAGGCCCGTGCCGTCATCGAGGGTCGGGAGTACGTCATCCCGGACGACGTTCAGGTGGAGGCCCCGACGGTGCTCGGCCACCGGATCGAGACCGGCGACCGCGACCGCAACCGCGACGGGGATGCGATCGTCGCCGACGCCCTCGAGCGGGTGCCCGTCGACGCCTGACGAGAGACGAGTTATGAAACCGACCCGCAGAGGATGGACCGCGCTCGCGGTGCTTGCCTTCTCGATCGGCATGAGCTGGCAGTCCGGGCCGCGAGCGCTCAACGCCGTGGTCGCGCCGCTTGCCATCGCGCTGGCCGCAGCCGTGATCGCGACGGTTCGCCTCGATCCGCCGACGGTCAGACGCCACCCGGTCGCGGACGGCCCCGTCGGCGACCGACGGACCGTTGCGATCGACCTCGAGTACGACCGATCCGTCTCGGCGACCGTTCGTGACGCCGTCGGCAAGGGTGTCGCGGTCGCGGACGGCGGAACCGACGAGTACGTCGCCGAACTCACGCTCGAGCCCGGCGAGACGGCCCTCGAGTACGACCTGGCGCTCCGGGAGCGGGGCGTTCACGAGATCGGCCCGGGCTCGATCGCGGTCCAGGATGCGCTGGGACTCGTCGAACGCCGGTTCGAGGGGCCGGGGACGACCCGGGTTCGCGTCTACCCGCGGCCCGTCGACCTCCGGGGCAGCGGGACCAGCGAGTTCCGGACCCTCGTCGAAACGGTCGGCAGCCGCAGCGAGGGCGCCGACCTCGATCACGAGCGCGAGGAGTTCGCCCACCTGCGGGAGTACCGCCGAGGCGACTCGCTGCGGGACGTCCACTGGAAGTCCGCGGCCAAACGCCCCGACGACGAACTCGTCGTGACCGAGTACGCGACGGGGTCGACCGACGACGCCGTTACCGTCGCCGCCGACTGCGCGCCGGGGTACTGCGACGACCTCGCGAAAGCCGTCGCCAGCGTCGTCGACTTCCTGCTCGAGTCTGAGCTTCGGGTCGGCCTTCGTCTCGGCGAGGACCACCGCCGGCCCGACGCCGGGCGGGGGCACCGGCGGGACCTGCTTCGGACGCTCGCCACCCTCGAGGCCGCCGACCTCGAGGAGGGAGACCGCGAGGCGGCGGAGGTCGTCGTCCTCGCGGACGCGGACGGGCTCCGCGTCGTCGTCGACGGGCGGACCCTCCCGTTCGAGCGACTCGTCGGGGCCGACGGGGCGGTTGGGCTCGATCTGGACGGCTCGAGCCCCGACGGTGGCGCGGGCGTGGAGACGAACGCGGACGCGGACACGGATACGGAAACGGATGCCGACGCACGCTCGGGGGTGGTCGGATGAGCGTCGATCGAACCGACCGGACGATCCCCTTCTCGCCCGACGGGACGATCGGTCCCGGTGCCTTCCGGATCCTCGCGCTGGGCTCCGTACTGGTCCTGACGACCGCGTACGTGAGCGTCCTGCAGGACGTGACCCGGGTCGTCGGCGGCACGCGGACGCTGCTGACCCTCGTCGGCGTCATGCTGCTCGCGGCGACGGCTCTCGCGCGGCTGATCCGACTCCGGACGGCGGCGACGATCGCGGTCACCGTCGCCGTCGTCGGCTTCGTCTATTACTTCGAACGGAGCGGCGTCGGTGCCGAGGCGATCTTCTCGGCCAGCGAGACGGTCCTCGCCGACGTCGTCACGCTCGCGACCGGCCTCGAGTTGCTCCGGGTCGTCGAGGCCGGCACCTGGACGCTCGCGTTCGCCCCGGGACCGGTCTTTCTCTCGTGGTATCTCGCCCTGCGCGGCCGGTACGGGCTGAGCGTCCTCCCCGGCGGGTTCGCGCTGGTCTTCCTGGTGTTGACCGGCGACGCTGGCACGACGGCCACGCTCGTCGGCGTCCTCGCCGCGCTCGGGGCGGTCGGCTTCGGCGACCTCGAGCGCCGGGGCGGCTCCGTCGCCCAGGCCGACGCCATCGCGGTGCTGTTCGCGGTCATCGTCGCGCTCTCGCTGTCGGTGACGTTCGTCCCCGGGGGCACGGGTACGGCGAACCCGACGACCGCCGGTGCCAGCGACGGCACGCTCGAGGCGACGATCGACTCCGCATCGGAACGGTCCGGAATCGCGGGCGAGGTCGACCTCTCGCCCCAGATCAGGTTCACCGTCGAGGCGGACGAGGGCTCGTACTGGCGAACCGGGGTTTACGACCGGTACACCGGCGACGAGTGGGTCAGGACCGGCCAGTCCCAGCCCTTCGGCCAGGCCGGAATCG of the Halobiforma lacisalsi AJ5 genome contains:
- a CDS encoding cold-shock protein, yielding MAQGTVAFFNDTGGYGFIETEDADEDVFFHMEDVGGPDLEEGQEVEFDIEQADKGPRATNLERL
- a CDS encoding AAA family ATPase; the protein is MTEPPEPAGDEGAGTKGTRDDGDSDSPTRATDDRPDPLPVPTVATLSTDVVDNVSRVIVGHDEAIEHAVVALLGRGHILLEDVPGVGKTMLARAVATSVDCDFRRIQFTPDLLPTDVTGVNVFNQRTREFEFQPGPVFGNVVLGDEINRAPPKTQSALLEAMEEEQVTVDGDTRPLPDPFTVIATQNAVERDRTYELPFAELDRFMKKLRLGYPDPDEEAELLGRTVGHHPIESLEPVTDREAIVRARETVANVRVEEPVREYATRLVGYTREHARIGASPRGTISLLRAAQARAVIEGREYVIPDDVQVEAPTVLGHRIETGDRDRNRDGDAIVADALERVPVDA
- a CDS encoding DUF58 domain-containing protein gives rise to the protein MKPTRRGWTALAVLAFSIGMSWQSGPRALNAVVAPLAIALAAAVIATVRLDPPTVRRHPVADGPVGDRRTVAIDLEYDRSVSATVRDAVGKGVAVADGGTDEYVAELTLEPGETALEYDLALRERGVHEIGPGSIAVQDALGLVERRFEGPGTTRVRVYPRPVDLRGSGTSEFRTLVETVGSRSEGADLDHEREEFAHLREYRRGDSLRDVHWKSAAKRPDDELVVTEYATGSTDDAVTVAADCAPGYCDDLAKAVASVVDFLLESELRVGLRLGEDHRRPDAGRGHRRDLLRTLATLEAADLEEGDREAAEVVVLADADGLRVVVDGRTLPFERLVGADGAVGLDLDGSSPDGGAGVETNADADTDTETDADARSGVVG